The Neochlamydia sp. S13 genome has a segment encoding these proteins:
- a CDS encoding DUF6444 domain-containing protein, which produces MKARIAHLEEQLNQNSKNSSKPLTTDQEASCSSLPQAENRPYHPGANRELLPARAVISYEIRSVEGCPHCYFCYACG; this is translated from the coding sequence TTGAAAGCGCGCATTGCTCACTTAGAAGAACAGCTTAATCAAAATTCTAAGAATAGTTCCAAGCCACTTACGACGGATCAAGAAGCTAGCTGTTCATCATTACCTCAAGCAGAAAATCGACCTTATCATCCTGGGGCCAACCGCGAGTTGTTACCTGCTAGGGCAGTTATCTCGTATGAGATTCGTAGTGTAGAAGGTTGTCCACACTGTTATTTTTGCTATGCATGCGGCTGA
- a CDS encoding TolC family protein — MEARLLTLDEATQRALTYSPAVAIVDTTWKVRQAEEYQANFLPNPVVSVEIDKANLIGKEKKRAGDRGFSCNLSQAIELGGKRHLRKQTAGLQTSLAFKEIEVIKLEASCQVEKAFIEVAAAQEYLRFAQELQLSAQEVLLSTSAKIEGGKISSLEGKKAKLSVLTAHLALEKACNNFENSKKKLALIWGDSRPDFTSVDYNLLEITLVEDLAVFIAEQNDNIATKQWELQIANAGLMIASEKAQRIPNLVVTAGYINSAEDGEGLLLGFSMAIPIWDRNQGNISKAKHLLNQLYNKRNKDNLQARLQLEAEYAQLLTSYQEGLLYNNDVLPVAIATFEGAKQEYLQGKSDYLELLDAQRTLFDVHDKYIHALVDYHQRKVELNRLVRVGYANTQGL; from the coding sequence ATGGAAGCAAGGTTACTAACTTTAGATGAGGCTACCCAGCGAGCTTTAACTTATTCTCCTGCCGTAGCCATCGTTGACACCACATGGAAAGTTAGACAGGCTGAGGAATATCAGGCAAATTTTCTGCCAAATCCCGTCGTCTCTGTAGAAATTGATAAAGCTAATTTAATTGGGAAGGAGAAAAAAAGGGCGGGAGATCGAGGGTTTTCTTGCAATTTATCGCAAGCTATTGAATTAGGGGGTAAAAGACATCTTCGAAAACAGACTGCTGGGCTCCAAACATCATTAGCCTTCAAAGAAATAGAAGTCATAAAGTTAGAGGCAAGTTGCCAGGTAGAAAAAGCTTTTATTGAGGTGGCTGCTGCGCAAGAATATTTGCGTTTCGCTCAAGAACTCCAACTAAGTGCCCAAGAAGTGCTTCTTTCCACTTCTGCAAAAATTGAAGGAGGAAAAATATCTTCCTTAGAAGGAAAGAAAGCTAAGTTATCAGTATTAACCGCTCATCTAGCTTTAGAAAAAGCTTGCAATAATTTTGAAAATTCTAAGAAAAAGCTCGCTCTGATTTGGGGAGATAGTCGTCCTGACTTTACTTCTGTTGATTATAACCTTTTAGAAATTACTTTAGTCGAGGATCTTGCTGTCTTTATTGCTGAGCAAAATGATAATATTGCAACGAAACAATGGGAGCTGCAGATAGCAAATGCTGGCCTCATGATTGCGAGTGAAAAAGCGCAACGTATTCCTAACCTCGTAGTTACCGCAGGATATATCAACTCTGCTGAGGATGGAGAGGGACTATTGCTTGGATTTTCCATGGCTATCCCGATATGGGATAGAAATCAGGGCAACATTTCTAAAGCCAAGCATTTATTAAACCAGCTTTATAACAAAAGAAATAAAGACAACTTGCAAGCACGCCTGCAATTAGAAGCTGAGTACGCGCAACTTCTCACTTCCTACCAAGAGGGGCTACTATATAATAATGATGTTTTGCCTGTAGCTATAGCTACTTTTGAAGGTGCTAAACAGGAATACTTGCAAGGAAAAAGTGATTACCTTGAACTTCTAGACGCCCAACGTACCCTTTTTGACGTGCATGACAAATATATTCATGCTTTAGTGGATTATCATCAAAGAAAAGTAGAGCTCAATCGATTAGTAAGGGTAGGTTATGCAAATACGCAAGGGCTTTAA
- a CDS encoding efflux RND transporter periplasmic adaptor subunit: protein MSKRIFLYIGLVFQHYLAASQEFKPEPSNFVSLSNEQMIEAEIETLKASPSILRKTFGAPAQIVINEQQQAIIVARVSGVASHISKNVGDYVSKGETLAVLQSRPMANFKAAYLTLLKRSSLAQQAFKAEAILKEKNVTSEQAYLRAFLTAEEACVKQELAEQQLYLLGMSKKDVKQLAQEESCDLFSYQIKSSLNGMVTSKIINLGSSLNAGQEAFKIADLDTVWVQIGVYAQDLPYLKLGDKVQVALLKEEKFSDLAEIIYLSPILDKQTRSGTAIALLANQSRKWYPGSYARVEVIAEEVEVPIAVLKEAIQVIEGKTVLFIAHSQGFEKREVKIGRSDPTYIEILSGIKQGTPYAATHTFILKAEDGKKAIKND, encoded by the coding sequence ATGAGCAAAAGAATTTTTTTATATATAGGATTAGTTTTTCAACATTATTTGGCAGCAAGCCAGGAATTTAAGCCTGAACCTTCCAACTTTGTCTCTTTAAGTAATGAACAGATGATAGAGGCAGAAATTGAGACATTAAAGGCTTCTCCTAGCATATTGCGAAAAACCTTTGGGGCGCCAGCCCAAATTGTTATCAATGAGCAACAGCAAGCCATCATTGTAGCTAGAGTTTCGGGGGTAGCGAGCCATATTAGCAAAAATGTTGGAGATTATGTAAGCAAGGGGGAAACATTAGCTGTCTTACAAAGCAGGCCAATGGCAAATTTTAAAGCTGCTTATCTTACCTTGCTGAAGCGTTCCTCCTTAGCACAACAAGCTTTTAAAGCTGAAGCTATTCTTAAAGAAAAGAATGTAACATCTGAACAAGCTTATCTTCGAGCATTTTTAACCGCAGAAGAAGCTTGTGTCAAACAAGAGTTGGCAGAGCAGCAACTCTACCTCTTAGGAATGAGCAAAAAAGATGTAAAACAACTGGCTCAAGAAGAGAGCTGTGACTTATTTAGCTATCAGATTAAGTCTTCCTTAAATGGAATGGTAACTAGCAAAATTATCAATTTAGGTTCATCGCTAAATGCAGGTCAAGAAGCTTTTAAAATTGCTGATCTAGATACCGTATGGGTACAGATAGGAGTATATGCGCAAGATCTTCCCTACCTTAAGCTAGGGGACAAAGTTCAGGTGGCTCTTTTAAAGGAAGAGAAATTTTCTGATTTAGCAGAAATCATCTATCTTAGTCCTATTCTTGATAAACAGACCCGTAGTGGAACAGCTATAGCTTTATTAGCTAATCAATCTAGAAAATGGTACCCAGGCTCGTATGCTCGAGTAGAAGTTATAGCCGAAGAGGTGGAAGTGCCTATAGCTGTGCTTAAAGAGGCTATTCAAGTTATTGAAGGAAAAACTGTCCTTTTTATCGCCCATTCCCAAGGATTTGAAAAACGCGAAGTAAAGATAGGAAGATCTGATCCCACTTATATAGAAATCCTTTCAGGAATAAAACAGGGCACTCCTTATGCAGCTACTCATACTTTTATTTTAAAAGCAGAGGATGGAAAGAAGGCTATTAAAAATGATTGA